Proteins from a genomic interval of Trifolium pratense cultivar HEN17-A07 linkage group LG6, ARS_RC_1.1, whole genome shotgun sequence:
- the LOC123890864 gene encoding histone H2AX: MSSTGTTKGGRGKPKAAKSVSRSSKAGLQFPVGRIARFLKAGKYAERVGAGAPVYLSAVLEYLAAEVLELAGNAARDNKKNRIVPRHIQLAVRNDEELSKLLGAVTIANGGVLPNIHQTLLPKKTGKGKGDIGSASQEF; the protein is encoded by the exons ATGAGTTCCACCGGTACTACCAAGGGCGGAAGAGGCAAGCCAAAGGCTGCCAAATCAGTTTCTAGATCATCTAAAGCCGGTCTTCAATTTCCCGTCGGAAGAATCGCAAGATTCCTCAAGGCTGGTAAATACGCCGAACGTGTCGGTGCCGGTGCTCCGGTCTATCTCTCCGCCGTCCTTGAGTATCTCGCTGCTGag GTTTTGGAATTGGCTGGTAACGCTGCTAGGGATAACAAGAAGAATCGTATTGTTCCAAGACACATTCAGCTTGCAGTGAGGAACGATGAAGAACTTAGCAAGCTTTTGGGAGCAGTAACCATTGCTAATGGTGGTGTTTTGCCTAATATTCATCAGACTCTGCTCCCTAAGAAGACTGGAAAGGGAAAAGGAGATATAGGATCTGCTTCTCaagaattttag
- the LOC123889014 gene encoding receptor-like cytosolic serine/threonine-protein kinase RBK2, producing the protein MANHDHHKDYCLWDPKTSPANRLKKISMKDAFFNHKNKSASTQDLNHTQDCITDFDADKQSELVTGCSNLRARFQLDKAFKTWKKRSINHTSSLPSFCVPIPNSTKSKSLSFRENPTLSDLYNFRSSLVNFTLSDLRIATNNFSKENLIGRGGFAEVYKGRLLDGQLIAVKRLNKGTLDERTSNFLSELGIIAHLDHPNTAKLIGCGVEGEMHLVFQLSPLGSLDSLLHGSNKNELDWSKRYKIMVGIADGLLYLHEYCQRRIIHRDIKAENILLTENFEPQICDFGLAKWLPEQCSHHNVQKSEGTFGYFAPEYLLHGIVDEKTDVYSFGVLLLEIITGRRVLDHLHQSLVLWAKPLLDANNIKDLVDPSLGGDYDQEQMDRIVLTASLCVENSPILRPRMSQVSILLKGDECAKEYQRQSLQRTFSEK; encoded by the exons ATGGCTAATCACGATCACCACAAAGATTATTGTCTATG GGACCCTAAAACAAGCCCGGCTAACAGATTAAAGAAGATCTCAATGAAAGATgctttttttaatcataaaaacaaatctgCTTCTACTCAAG ACTTGAACCATACACAAGATTGCATTACTGACTTTGATGCTGATAAACAATCCGAATTGGTAACCGGTTGTTCAAACTTAAGGGCGAGATTTCAATTGGACAAGGCTTTTAAGACATGGAAGAAAAGATCAATTAATCACACATCCTCCCTCCCTTCTTTTTGTGTGCCTATACCAAACTCAACAAAGTCTAAAAGCTTAAGCTTCAGAGAAAATCCTACTCTATCTGATTTATACAACTTCAGATCTTCTTTGGTGAATTTCACTCTCTCTGACCTCAGAATTGCAACCAACAATTTTAGCAAAG AAAATTTGATTGGGAGAGGGGGATTCGCGGAGGTTTACAAGGGTCGCCTTCTAGATGGACAGCTGATAGCGGTTAAGCGACTGAATAAAGGGACTTTGGATGAGAGAACGTCAAACTTTCTATCTGAGCTTGGCATTATTGCTCATCTAGACCATCCTAACACTGCCAAGCTTATTGGATGCGGTGTAGAAGGAGAAATGCACCTTGTCTTTCAACTATCTCCATTGGGAAGTTTAGACTCTCTTCTTCATg GTTCGAACAAAAACGAATTAGATTGGAGTAAAAGGTATAAAATTATGGTGGGGATAGCCGACGGCCTCCTCTATCTTCATGAGTATTGTCAAAGGCGAATCATTCATAGAGATATTAAAGCAGAGAATATTCTGCTGACAGAGAATTTTGAGCCTcag ATTTGTGATTTTGGGCTTGCAAAGTGGTTACCAGAACAATGTAGCCACCATAATGTACAGAAATCTGAAGGCACATTCGG GTATTTTGCACCTGAATATTTGCTGCATGGCATAGTAGACGAGAAAACCGATGTTTACTCCTTCGGTGTCCTGCTTTTGGAGATTATAACCGGGCGTAGAGTTTTGGATCATTTGCACCAAAGTCTTGTGTTATGG GCAAAGCCTTTGCTTGATGCTAATAACATCAAGGACCTTGTTGATCCTTCTCTTGGAGGTGATTATGACCAAGAACAAATGGATCGTATTGTTTTGACTGCATCTCTTTGTGTTGAGAACTCTCCTATCTTACGCCCCCGTATGAGTCAG GTTTCAATACTGCTAAAAGGTGATGAATGTGCAAAAGAATATCAGAGACAATCCCTCCAAAGAACATTCTCAGAGAAGTGA
- the LOC123890865 gene encoding sugar transporter ERD6-like 5 gives MQMSSSVQSNNIQIPTCNFGQQRHCKSTESSTPLLFRRNVESQRHDSDDDEGNKQKQNASSSYLPPPTLILSTFVAVFGSYVFGTAIGYSSPTQSRIMIDLNLGVSQFSIFGSILTIGAMIGAIVSGTIADYVGRRLAMGFSQLFCILGWLAITSAKDALWLYIGRLLVGCGIGLLSYVVPVYIAEITPKNLRGGFTAVHQLMICCGMSLTYLIGAFVNWRILAVIGIVPCLVQLLSLPFIPDSPRWLAKVGRLKESDSSLQRLRGKNADIYKEANEIRDYTEELQQQTEASIIGLFQLQYLKSLTVGLGLMILQQFGGINGIVFYANSIFISAGFSESIGTIAMVAVKIPMTTLGVFLMDRSGRRPLLLLSAVGTCIGCFLAALSFFLQDIHKWKEVSPILALVGVLVYVGSYSLGMGAIPWVIMSEIFPINVKGSAGSLVTLVNWLCSWIISYAFNFLMTWSSTGTFIGFAVTCGFTILFVAKLVPETKGRTLEEIQASLNSNSTKR, from the exons ATGCAAATGTCTTCTTCTGTTCAAAGCAACAATATCCAAATTCCCACTTGCAATTTTGGTCAACAACGCCATTG CAAAAGCACCGAATCTTCAACTCCTCTATTATTCAGAAGGAACGTTGAATCACAACGGCATGattctgatgatgatgaaggaaaCAAACAGAAGCAGAACGCATCTTCTTCTTATTTACCACCACCTACTCTCATACTTAGCACCTTTGTTGCTGTTTTCGGTTCTTACGTTTTTGGCACTGCT ATCGGCTATTCTTCCCCTACTCAATCTAGAATCATGATTGACCTCAATCTCGGTGTTTCTCAG TTTTCAATTTTCGGTTCAATATTGACTATTGGAGCTATGATTGGTGCCATTGTCAGTGGTACAATAGCAGATTATGTTGGTCGTCGTCTT GCCATGGGATTCTCACAGCTATTCTGCATTTTGGGATGGCTTGCCATTACGTCCGCAAAG GATGCTTTGTGGCTATACATTGGAAGACTATTGGTAGGATGTGGGATTGGTCTGCTATCTTATGTG GTACCAGTTTATATAGCAGAAATAACACCCAAGAATCTTAGAGGTGGATTCACCGCAGTTCATCAG TTAATGATCTGCTGTGGGATGTCATTAACCTATCTCATTGGAGCATTTGTGAACTGGCGGATTTTGGCTGTAATAG GAATTGTTCCATGTCTTGTACAACTTCTGAGTCTTCCCTTTATCCCTGATTCTCCTAGATGGCTG GCAAAGGTCGGTCGCTTGAAAGAGAGTGATTCTTCTTTACAGCGTCTTAGGGGGAAGAATGCCGACATTTATAAAGAGGCCAATGAAATCAGA GATTATACAGAAGAACTTCAGCAGCAAACAGAGGCTAGCATTATTGGCTTATTTCAATTGCAATATTTGAAGTCACTTACA GTAGGACTCGGCTTGATGATACTACAACAGTTTGGAGGGATTAATGGCATTGTTTTCTATGCAAATTCTATATTTATCTCTGCTG GGTTCTCGGAGAGTATTGGAACTATAGCCATGGTTGCTGTTAAG ATTCCAATGACAACTTTAGGAGTATTTTTGATGGATAGATCTGGAAGACGACCACTTTTACTG TTGTCTGCAGTGGGAACTTGCATAGGATGCTTCCTCGCAGCCCTATCATTCTTCTTGCAG GACATACATAAATGGAAGGAAGTCAGTCCTATTCTGGCGCTTGTTGGTGTACTG GTCTACGTTGGATCTTACTCGTTAGGCATGGGAGCAATTCCATGGGTTATAATGTCTGAG atATTTCCTATTAACGTGAAGGGTTCTGCTGGAAGCTTAGTAACCTTGGTTAACTGGTTGTGCTCTTGGATTATATCATATGCTTTTAATTTCCTCATGACTTGGAGTTCAACAG GAACTTTCATTGGATTCGCTGTTACATGTGGCTTCACTATTCTATTCGTAGCAAAACTAGTTCCTGAGACCAAGGGGCGTACACTAGAAGAAATTCAAGCTTCGTTGAATTCAAATTCAACAAAGAGATGA
- the LOC123890867 gene encoding sugar transporter ERD6-like 5 isoform X3, producing the protein MDSKRKFSTRLLSSIREEARSVPTRVLILTTLVAVSGSYVFGSAVGYSSPAQSGIMDDLNLDVAEYSLFGSILTIGAMVGAIVSGSLADYAGRRVAMGFSELCCILGWLAIVFSKVSWWLYVGRLLLGCGMGILSYVVPVYIAEITTKDLRGGFTAIHQLMICFGVSLTYLIGAYLNWRVLALIGTIPCLAQLLSLSFIPESPRWLAKVGRWERSQSALQRLRGKNADVSEEATEIRDFTEAFQQQTEDSIMGLFQLQYLKSLTVAVGLIVLQQFGGVNGIAFYASSIFVSAGFSKSIGTVAMVIVQIPMTALGVILMDKSGRRPLLLISASGTCLGCVLASLSFFLQDSHKWTEFSPILALVGVLVFTGSFSLGMGGIPWVIMSEIFPINVKGSAGSFVTFVHWLCSWIVSYTFNFLMTWNSAGTFLIFSSICGLTILFVAKLVPETKGRTLEEVQASLNPYPTNI; encoded by the exons ATGGACtctaaaagaaaattttcaactCGTCTACTTTCTTCTATTCGCGAAGAAGCTAGATCAGTACCAACTAGAGTTCTTATACTTACCACCCTTGTTGCTGTCTCTGGTTCTTATGTTTTTGGCTCTGCT GTGGGGTATTCATCCCCTGCTCAATCTGGAATCATGGATGACCTTAATCTTGATGTAGCTGAG TATTCACTTTTTGGTTCAATATTGACAATTGGAGCAATGGTTGGAGCCATTGTAAGTGGTAGTTTAGCAGATTATGCAGGTCGCCGAGTT GCCATGGGGTTCTCCGAGCTTTGCTGCATCTTGGGATGGCTTGCTATAGTTTTCTCGAAG GTTTCTTGGTGGCTTTATGTTGGAAGACTATTGTTAGGATGTGGAATGGGAATTCTATCTTATGTG GTACCAGTTTATATAGCTGAAATAACAACCAAGGATCTTCGAGGGGGATTCACTGCAATTCATCAG CTAATGATTTGTTTTGGGGTATCATTGACTTATCTTATTGGAGCATACTTGAATTGGAGGGTCTTGGCTCTAATAG GAACTATTCCTTGTCTTGCACAGCTTTTGAGTCTATCCTTTATTCCCGAGTCTCCTAGGTGGCTG GCAAAGGTTGGTCGCTGGGAAAGGAGTCAATCTGCTTTACAGCGCCTTAGGGGAAAGAATGCTGATGTTTCTGAAGAGGCCACTGAAATTAGA GATTTTACAGAAGCCTTTCAGCAGCAAACAGAAGACAGCATCATGGGATTATTTCAATTGCAGTATTTGAAGTCACTTACA GTGGCAGTTGGCCTGATAGTATTACAACAGTTTGGAGGGGTTAATGGCATTGCTTTTTATGCAAGTTCTATATTTGTCTCTGCTG ggttttcaaaaagtattggAACAGTAGCAATGGTTATTGTTCAG ATACCAATGACAGCTTTGGGAGTAATTTTGATGGATAAATCTGGAAGACGACCACTTTTACTG ATCTCTGCATCAGGAACATGCTTAGGATGCGTCCTTGCATCCCTCTCGTTCTTTTTGCAG GACTCACATAAATGGACGGAATTCAGTCCCATTTTGGCACTCGTCGGTGTACTG GTATTTACAGGATCTTTCTCACTCGGCATGGGAGGAATACCCTGGGTTATAATGTCTGAG ATATTTCCCATAAATGTGAAGGGTTCTGCTGGAAGCTTTGTAACATTTGTTCACTGGTTGTGTTCTTGGATTGTATCATATACTTTTAACTTCCTCATGACTTGGAATTCTGCAG GAACTTTCTTGATCTTCTCTAGCATATGTGGCCTCACTATTCTATTTGTAGCAAAACTAGTACCAGAGACCAAGGGGCGTACACTCGAAGAAGTTCAAGCGTCTCTGAATCCATATCcaacaaatatatga
- the LOC123890867 gene encoding sugar transporter ERD6-like 5 isoform X1, whose translation MDSKRKFSTRLLSSIREEARSVPTRVLILTTLVAVSGSYVFGSAVGYSSPAQSGIMDDLNLDVAEYSLFGSILTIGAMVGAIVSGSLADYAGRRVAMGFSELCCILGWLAIVFSKVSWWLYVGRLLLGCGMGILSYVVPVYIAEITTKDLRGGFTAIHQLMICFGVSLTYLIGAYLNWRVLALIGTIPCLAQLLSLSFIPESPRWLAKVGRWERSQSALQRLRGKNADVSEEATEIRDFTEAFQQQTEDSIMGLFQLQYLKSLTVAVGLIVLQQFGGVNGIAFYASSIFVSAGFSKSIGTVAMVIVQIPMTALGVILMDKSGRRPLLLISASGTCLGCVLASLSFFLQDSHKWTEFSPILALVGVLVFTGSFSLGMGGIPWVIMSEIFPINVKGSAGSFVTFVHWLCSWIVSYTFNFLMTWNSAGTFLIFSSICGFTILFVAKLVPETKGRTLEEVQASLNKISNKEDLNLE comes from the exons ATGGACtctaaaagaaaattttcaactCGTCTACTTTCTTCTATTCGCGAAGAAGCTAGATCAGTACCAACTAGAGTTCTTATACTTACCACCCTTGTTGCTGTCTCTGGTTCTTATGTTTTTGGCTCTGCT GTGGGGTATTCATCCCCTGCTCAATCTGGAATCATGGATGACCTTAATCTTGATGTAGCTGAG TATTCACTTTTTGGTTCAATATTGACAATTGGAGCAATGGTTGGAGCCATTGTAAGTGGTAGTTTAGCAGATTATGCAGGTCGCCGAGTT GCCATGGGGTTCTCCGAGCTTTGCTGCATCTTGGGATGGCTTGCTATAGTTTTCTCGAAG GTTTCTTGGTGGCTTTATGTTGGAAGACTATTGTTAGGATGTGGAATGGGAATTCTATCTTATGTG GTACCAGTTTATATAGCTGAAATAACAACCAAGGATCTTCGAGGGGGATTCACTGCAATTCATCAG CTAATGATTTGTTTTGGGGTATCATTGACTTATCTTATTGGAGCATACTTGAATTGGAGGGTCTTGGCTCTAATAG GAACTATTCCTTGTCTTGCACAGCTTTTGAGTCTATCCTTTATTCCCGAGTCTCCTAGGTGGCTG GCAAAGGTTGGTCGCTGGGAAAGGAGTCAATCTGCTTTACAGCGCCTTAGGGGAAAGAATGCTGATGTTTCTGAAGAGGCCACTGAAATTAGA GATTTTACAGAAGCCTTTCAGCAGCAAACAGAAGACAGCATCATGGGATTATTTCAATTGCAGTATTTGAAGTCACTTACA GTGGCAGTTGGCCTGATAGTATTACAACAGTTTGGAGGGGTTAATGGCATTGCTTTTTATGCAAGTTCTATATTTGTCTCTGCTG ggttttcaaaaagtattggAACAGTAGCAATGGTTATTGTTCAG ATACCAATGACAGCTTTGGGAGTAATTTTGATGGATAAATCTGGAAGACGACCACTTTTACTG ATCTCTGCATCAGGAACATGCTTAGGATGCGTCCTTGCATCCCTCTCGTTCTTTTTGCAG GACTCACATAAATGGACGGAATTCAGTCCCATTTTGGCACTCGTCGGTGTACTG GTATTTACAGGATCTTTCTCACTCGGCATGGGAGGAATACCCTGGGTTATAATGTCTGAG ATATTTCCCATAAATGTGAAGGGTTCTGCTGGAAGCTTTGTAACATTTGTTCACTGGTTGTGTTCTTGGATTGTATCATATACTTTTAACTTCCTCATGACTTGGAATTCTGCAG GAACTTTCTTGATATTCTCTAGCATATGTGGCTTCACCATTCTATTTGTAGCAAAACTAGTACCAGAGACCAAGGGGCGTACTCTCGAAGAAGTTCAAGCGTCTCTTAACAAAATATCCAACAAAGAAGATTTGAATTTGGAATGA
- the LOC123890867 gene encoding sugar transporter ERD6-like 5 isoform X2 gives MDTERKMSTPLLSSVGDEASSVPTRILILTTLVAVFGSYVFGSAIGYSSPAQSGIMDDLNLDVAEYSLFGSIMTIGAMIGAIVSGSLADYAGRRVAMGFSELCCILGWLAIAFSKVAWWLYVGRLLVGCGMGILSYVVPVYIAEITTKDLRGGFTAIHQLMICFGISLTYLIGAYLNWRLLAVIGTLPCLAQLLSLSFIPESPRWLAKVGRWERSQSTLQRLRGRNADVSQEATEIRDFTETFQQQTEDSIIGLFQLQYLKSLTVGAGLIILQQFGGVNGIYFYASSIFVSAGFSKSIGTIAMVIVQIPMTALGVILMDKSGRRPLLLISASGTCLGCVLASLSFFLEDSHRWTEFSPILALVGVLVYTGSFSLGMGGIPWVIMSEIFPINVKGSAGSFVTFVHWLCSWIVSYAFNFLMTWSSTGTFLIFSSICGFTILFVAKLVPETKGRTLEEVQASLNKISNKEDLNLE, from the exons ATGGACACTGAAAGAAAAATGTCAACTCCTCTACTTTCTTCTGTTGGCGATGAAGCTAGTTCGGTACCAACTAGAATTCTTATACTTACCACCCTTGTTGCTGTTTTTGGTTCTTATGTTTTTGGATCTGCT ATCGGGTATTCATCCCCTGCTCAATCTGGAATCATGGATGATCTCAATCTTGATGTAGCTGAG TATTCACTTTTTGGTTCAATAATGACAATTGGAGCAATGATTGGAGCCATTGTAAGTGGTAGTTTGGCAGATTATGCTGGTCGTCGAGTT GCTATGGGGTTCTCTGAGTTATGTTGCATCTTGGGATGGCTTGCCATAGCATTCTCAAAG GTTGCTTGGTGGCTTTATGTTGGAAGACTATTGGTAGGATGTGGAATGGGAATTCTATCTTATGTG GTACCAGTTTATATAGCTGAAATAACAACCAAGGATCTTCGAGGGGGGTTCACAGCAATTCACCAG CTAATGATTTGTTTTGGAATATCATTAACTTATCTTATTGGAGCATACTTGAATTGGAGGCTTTTGGCTGTAATAG GAACTCTTCCTTGTCTTGCACAGCTTCTGAGTCTATCCTTTATTCCTGAGTCTCCTAGGTGGCTG GCAAAGGTTGGTCGATGGGAAAGGAGTCAGTCTACCTTACAGCGCCTTAGGGGAAGGAATGCTGATGTTTCTCAAGAGGCCACTGAAATTAGA GATTTTACAGAAACTTTTCAGCAGCAAACAGAAGACAGCATTATTGGATTATTTCAATTGCAGTATTTGAAGTCACTTACA GTGGGAGCTGGCCTGATAATATTACAACAGTTTGGAGGAGTTAATGgcatttatttttatgcaagTTCTATATTTGTCTCCGCTG GGTTTTCCAAAAGTATTGGAACAATTGCAATGGTTATTGTTCAG ATACCAATGACAGCTTTGGGAGTAATTCTGATGGATAAGTCCGGAAGACGACCACTTTTACTG ATCTCTGCATCAGGAACATGCTTAGGATGTGTCCTTGCATCACTCTCATTCTTTTTGGAG GACTCGCATAGATGGACGGAATTCAGTCCCATTCTTGCACTCGTCGGTGTACTA GTATATACAGGATCTTTCTCACTCGGCATGGGAGGAATACCTTGGGTTATAATGTCTGAG ATATTTCCCATAAATGTAAAGGGTTCTGCTGGAAGCTTTGTAACATTTGTTCACTGGTTGTGTTCTTGGATTGTATCATATGCTTTTAACTTCCTCATGACTTGGAGTTCAACAG GAACTTTCTTGATATTCTCTAGCATATGTGGCTTCACCATTCTATTTGTAGCAAAACTAGTACCAGAGACCAAGGGGCGTACTCTCGAAGAAGTTCAAGCGTCTCTTAACAAAATATCCAACAAAGAAGATTTGAATTTGGAATGA
- the LOC123890869 gene encoding protein FANTASTIC FOUR 1-like: MTDSTTLFLYYPISIILSFSLSFIFPSLINLFKKNLHSVSGLAIVTADNRIDPVPMSNSKPDITEITIPPRIGFVSGDCTESLGFESCDERRINDDDGMNVNCDENENDEIWRRKMMMKKAESRGNWMRSFPPPLTSLNRNGKPSFYLRPVRKDGRLELTEVRIHRPDILHASRHDGRLTLHLIPDPDQEEEDDEEDEQQEELEEEEEEEEEENRGIRMVVGNSNEGLKRCHEMVNRVHGNHHLQMCGISIV, encoded by the coding sequence atGACAGATTCAACTACTCTTTTTTTGTATTATCCTATTTctattattctttctttttctctttcttttatttttccttctcttATTAACTTGTTCAAGAAAAATCTTCACTCTGTTTCTGGTTTGGCGATCGTAACCGCCGATAACAGAATTGATCCGGTTCCGATGTCGAATTCGAAGCCGGATATTACGGAAATTACTATTCCGCCGCGGATCGGATTTGTCTCCGGAGATTGTACTGAAAGTCTTGGATTCGAGAGTTGTGATGAGAGGAGAattaatgatgatgatggaatGAATGTGAATTGtgatgagaatgagaatgatGAGATTTGGAggaggaagatgatgatgaagaaagcTGAAAGTAGAGGAAATTGGATGAGATCGTTTCCACCGCCGTTAACGTCATTGAATCGGAATGGTAAACCTAGTTTTTATCTTCGGCCGGTGAGGAAAGATGGAAGGTTGGAATTAACGGAAGTTAGAATTCATCGACCGGATATTCTTCATGCTTCTCGACATGATGGACGGTTGACATTGCATCTGATACCAGATCCagatcaagaagaagaagatgatgaagaagatgaacaacaAGAGGAacttgaggaagaagaagaagaagaagaagaagaaaatagagGAATTCGAATGGTAGTTGGAAACAGTAACGAAGGGTTAAAGAGGTGTCACGAAATGGTGAATCGTGTTCATGGAAATCATCACCTTCAAATGTGTGGAATAAGCATTGTGTGA